The DNA region CTGGGAGCCAAGTGGAAACTGCCTTGTGGGGCGATGACGCAAAGGCCAGGACGGTGGGGCAGATTCTTATCGCCAATCAGATACGTACCGACCCGGCTTGGCATAGACTTGGCGGGTGGACTGTTGCGCGCTGCCAGTCAAGCCTCGCACGCGGTTTTGGGAGAGTGAACATGGTCGTCTctgtcttttttctttcttccccaAATCCCACCACCCTGACCCAACTGCGccaccccaccatccaccatccaccatccaccaaccacgGGCACTGAATATGGATACGGATAGAAGATCAAGATCCAGGGACCCTGTGTCTCGTGACGAACCAGTCGATCACTACCGGCCCGAATCCCGCAATCGTTCCCAATCGCGAACCCCCTCCGAGGCCATGGATCGCTACGACACACACGACCGGACCTCCCAAGCCCGCTCTCCGGCCCCGCGCAACGGAAGACCTCGGACTTACAGTCGCAGCCTATCCCGTAGCCATAGCCGTAGCCGTAGCCTCAGTCGAAGCAGAAGCCGCAGTCGTAGTCGAAGCTACTCGCGCGATCGCAGCTGGAGTCGCTCAAGAAGTCGCACTCGCAGTCCCACGCCCCAGGCCAGAAGCACCAAGGCAGGTCGGCCCCCCACGCCTACGAGAACCAAGTTACTAACACACCGTTTTCTGCAGATTGTTGTCGAACGTCTCACCAAGAACGTGAACGAAGACCACCTTCGAGAGATCTTTGGCCAGTACGGCGAGATTGAGGACTTGGACCTGCCTCTCAACCGTCAGCGTATGTTGTCACCTGCCCCCACCGTCTGCTGTGCCACACACACCTTGAGGACTCGTCGACGCTGACATGCACGTGTATATATCTACAGTTGGAACCAACCGTGGCACAGCTTACATTTTGTTCTACAACGAAGCCGACGCCGAGGCTGCCATTGCCCACATGCACGAGGCCACTGTAGATGGCGCCGTCATCAACGTTTCCATCGTGCTACCCCGCCGCAAGCTCTCACCTGCACCCCCTACAGCTCGCCGCGGAGCAAATATTAACCCGCGTATACCGCCCCCTCATCAGTCCAGACCCTTTGGCGGCAACATAGGTGgtggtcggggagggggtcatGGACGTGGATCTGGGCCAGGTCGTCATGGGAACCGTTCTGATACCTACCGTCCCCGTTCTCTCTCAAGGTCGAGATCTCGGTCACCCGTTCAGGCAGGAGGGAATCATAATCGTAGGCAAAGATCCCCTTCGTATTCATCCCGGTCTCGATCTAGgactccaccaccagcccgcggtggaggacgagggagtCGCCATGTCGGTGGGCGCTacgacggcgacgacgatAGGGATAATCGCAGAAGCGCTAGCCGCGACAGCTATGATAGTTACGACCGTAGGAGCAGAAGCCCCAGTCGCCATCGGGACcgtggagggaggtgatgctCCAACTCATTGCTGTAGAAAATATTTTGGCGATTGGAGTGGGGGGACAGGAACAAAAAGGAATCACATGGGCATTGTGTTTCTAGTCATGTATCTCCTTTACCAAGCTAATCGACTTcaggtcaaggtcaagaacgAGTGAGAGCTGGCATCAATCTTTGTGAAGGGCGATTGGGTACGGCTTCGAAGTAAGTGCTCCCACCAGCAATGTGTCCGGCTTGTTCTGTGGTAAATGTTCATTGAACAAGGTGTCCCCAAACAGCCAATCAGGTCTTTCTACAGATGGTGAAACCCCCAAATGAGGCTGACGGTACAGGAAGTTTTTCGCCCCCAGGCATCTGGCCCATAGTGTGGCCGATAAAAACGACCCCGTGTCTTCTGATTTCCCTGGTAGCGGAAGCGAGGGTCCTACAGCTAACAGCAACACCATTTTTTTAAACGGTTCCCGCACCTGTGTACCTGTTTGACTTCCTATAGACACCACGGCCAGGAATAGGCCCATCGTTATTGCTCCAATCACAACCAGGACGTATGGTTTGCGTTCGACTACCAAGCAACTGAGCCTCTGATTTGATGACTATTTGGCAAAATCCTGAGATGGCAACTCTCCCGCTCTTGATGGACCGTGTTCACCTCGCTTCGCTCTTTGCTGGGTGCTCGGTATCCCAATCTCACCATTCCAGAGCGAAGCCTCAGGCGCTGGCCAACCAGGTGTGTTGCGACGTCTTTGTGGCTCAAGCGTGCAATCACTTCCTACAGCTCCAGTCCATTATTTCTATGGTGCCGCACATGTGCCGGCTCTGTGCTGACTGGGGCAGACTCGCAAAAGTAAACAGATGGCAAAGGAAACGTCAAGCCAACTGTGGCATCATGCTATTTTCAACACTTAAGAACAATGCGGCATTTCTCCAGCACAGGCAACGAGAAAGTCGCACTGCGTCATCCTTCAACAGCACTAACAGGATTGTCCTCAGCAATCATCCACAAGGAAGTCTTTGGATCGAGAAAGCTCGGGGAACGACGACATTTGCGAGGTAGCTTTCTGGTGTCCATCTCGCTATTTCGAAGAGCTGTGTAAGCGTACCATCCATAGGGTATCATCCTTCGCCGTCCTCCTCATTCCACCGAGCTTGGCAGGATGAGCTCGTGTTGTCACGTTTGTCCTCATTGTTCGGTTACTCGACGAGTTCCGGTGCTTGATGGCATCACAGATAGTGTTCGTAAAGACGCCTGCTTTGCAAAAGTTCGCTGGCCGAGTGTTCAAAAGTTCTTTGCGAGTGCCAAGCTGATTTTCTACTGATCGCCAGTCAGCCGTATGTGGAGTTGATGCTGCATTTGGCTATTGTGGGGGAACGCTCCAATAAACCAACTCACGCCGAGTTTGGTGGCATCCCGTCCCATGCAACGCTGGCGTTTTGAACCCAGGAAGCTGGAAACGGGCGGTCACTGGCGGTCTTCATGCCCCTGTACACGAGCATGCATCCTGTAAGGTACCTGGTCATTGCCGGACCGCCGTGCTGCGGATCGTCCAATGTTTTTAGCGGCATCTTCAAGAAACACAGAGCAGGCCGCTCAACGATCGATTGATTCAGATTATCCGGGCGAATTTCAAGACCTCGATGACCAAGTCAGTAGCTGCACACTATGTATTGCTTCAAAGCACGGGACGAGGCGCGTGGTATGCAGTTGCCGCCTATTGCCATCCAGACAGCCTACACTATAATACCGCGGGTGGTCTCCGTCATTGTTTCGACGGCTTGCCGTAGACTTGCTCAGCGAGATGCTGTGCAAAAAACACTGAATGGCATTGTTCGGATAGCTCCGCATTTGATCCGTCTGGCATCTGACTTCCAACAGCCATTGCTAACCTGGTACTTGATATTGGTTCTTCCCCCACATGACTGGTAGGCAGCCACCAAAGCAATTCACAGCCTCTTTTTGGTGCCACAACTACATACAAATCTTGGGCTTTCACTCAAGTAAGGTTCCGGATCTTCTGCTGTCGTCAACGCCAACATGGCTTGGTATGCCATCAAACTCCGTCCCAACCAAGAAAGACACCCCTGCTGCCGGATCCCTCCCCGTCTATGTTAGGCTCTTCGTGTTGTCCAGTGACTCCCACGGCAGGCAACCCTCAGAGTTTTCCCTTGTTCATGAGGCACTCCCTCGCGATATCCACTTGCCTACTTGGTGAGTCTCGTGCTCGTTGGGTCTTGGTTACACCACCTTACATACCCTCCTCTGCTAACTAATCCTTCAATATACACGCCAGCCCTAAGCGCAAGACAGTCTCTTCGTCCGACACAAAGCCGCGGCGGTTCTTGTTACACAAACAAGGTGTCACAAGCGGGCGTGGGTTTTCGCGTCGCCTGTCGTCTATACTATGCTTACGTCTGTGTGCGATTTGGAGCGAGAGCTTGTGGGTGAAGGTGCCAGTATTTTTGTATATAAGGAAGTCATGGGCTCCCTCTGTCCtgaggatgttgatgtgTTGAAGCAGCTCTTCGTCACTCTCACCGGtatatcatcatcatcattactGGCTCCTGACATCAAAAGCCTCAAATCTCAGCTCAGCTTTATACATACTCCATTTGACATACCTGCACGATCTTGTTGGCCCCGTAACTTGGTCACGACATAACCATCTTAGTTATTCTTGTTACTCTATTTTTCCATCCCGATATCAGACTTCatacccccccacccccaaaagcCGCCAACATGCCTGTCTTCGCATCGGGGGATATCTTTCTCTTGGAACTCCGTGCTGCGAACAGTATCTCGCCCCTGAGAAGGAGTGCTCCTCCCCATGGTCaactcaccatcaaccccagcTTCACGCCCACGcttccccccttctttccaGCGACAGACTCTCCGTTCAGGATGGCCGATCCTCGCCCGCCCACACCGTCGGGGAACCCACGGCCTGGGCCCATCACTCCGGCGCCAAACGTACCTACTCCCCCTGCTACTCCGTAGACAGGAGTTGGCAAAAGTCTGCAGGTTACACCAAGAGCGTCTGTTGGCACGGGACTGGACAGCTAACTCAAAGCTAGGATTTTACTTGTTTTGCCGTCCCCCTACTCGGCTATCTACGGTATTCAGTATCATATGATGGATTACAACAGCAATCTTCAACATGTTTCTTGGGTCATTCCGTTTCTCTCGCTGCAGTCAGAAGGCGAGGGGGAATAAAGCAATGCCGTAGGGGGTTTCGGATTCGGAGCTGCGGTCTTATTACGGCATGGGTGGACCATGAGATCTGGACTACTACCTGCTCTATCGGTGAGCGAATGATGTATGAAGAAGGGACGGAAGGCGAAAACGGGtagaagggggaagggggtgctgATGGTGGACTCATGATTTTATGAcgtcttttttcccttttgcatgtcttttttgtttcctttcctttttctggtctttttatttcctttactATATGATGGTTTGCCCGTTGAGGGAAGAGCGGGCGTGACTGGGTGGCTAATGATGCATGTCAGATTTGACTTGCAGTGGAACTGAACTGATGATGCAGTGCGTCGGAGGTCGAAACCGTTCGGACATACCTACGGACGATGCCTTCTACGATACATGGAGGGattgggttgttggtgacgtTTGTGGGATCACTTCACGAGCAGCTTCGTATCCCAACAGCATACGGCATTCCTTTTTTTCACTTTTGGCTTTTTAcacttcttttcctctctgTACCAATAACCAAgactttcctttcctttcctcttcttgtctGAGCGATGCATTTTTAGAATACTAGAAGTTACGATAGTCTAGAATAGGCCTATGCCACGTTTCACAACATCATTTCACTACACGATACATTTTGGGCTAGAATTTCGGCTGTGGGAGTTGGTGGCAAGGAGATGTCTGGAGCTCAGGGGTAAACTGCTCCTCTGTGCCACCTTGTGCACCAGCCAGCCGAAGAGCTTCGGCCACCAAAGTCAACAACCAACAGCGGCATTTCCAAATCAAGCCAATTATGCCACGGAGCTGCCTCGATTCTGCCACATCCCAAGAAGGATCTAGACAACATTTACGGATTCGTGATCCTTTTGCTGCAGGTGAGATCAAGGCACAGGTGCCGGGGGGTCGTCTAGGACAGGGTTGGGTGTTTGCAAAATTTTGTCGTTACCTAGGTCAGCAAGGTGAGAGAAGCAGACCGGGCAGATTAAGGTATGTATAGCATATGGGGGTGGCTTTCTCTTCGCACCGCTCGGTTTGCCGTGCTGAACCCTGCTCGGCTCCGAGAGCTTggtcggtggcggcggcaaggGTTCACGGGCAGAAATTCCGGTTCCTACCCGGACACTGTTATGTAACCCCGACTTAGCGTATGAAAACAGTTTTTCTGCTTTGGAACAATGATCACTTTCGCCGGTTGTGATCACCCTGGTTGGGGGTCTGGTGTTGCCAGGCACTAAAAGCACACAAAATGTGGAGGGCCCCATCGTAGTTGCACAGAAGGATTTAGACTACGACTACTAATTGTACAGGCACCATGTCTATGACGGACTGATTCAGCGAATATTTGGGGGCAATTTTTGACTTATCAAGGGCGACATGTGTAGAGAGCAGCAAAGTAGGACAGAACCCAACCGCCCTCAAACTTGTTTCGTCCAGCAAGAAGACGCGTACTGAGCAACAGTATGCCACGAAAATCAAACGACCTTGGTCCATCTCTTGCTTTTGCCAATGATCAAGGCCCAAAGAGGATCGGAGGGATTCTAACCGCGGTTACACAACTAACGTAAGTAGTTAAGGCGACGCGGGTAGGTGGTGTAGGGgagtggaggtggaggcaaCGCCCCTG from Podospora pseudopauciseta strain CBS 411.78 chromosome 6, whole genome shotgun sequence includes:
- a CDS encoding hypothetical protein (COG:A; EggNog:ENOG503P2RG), coding for MDTDRRSRSRDPVSRDEPVDHYRPESRNRSQSRTPSEAMDRYDTHDRTSQARSPAPRNGRPRTYSRSLSRSHSRSRSLSRSRSRSRSRSYSRDRSWSRSRSRTRSPTPQARSTKIVVERLTKNVNEDHLREIFGQYGEIEDLDLPLNRQLGTNRGTAYILFYNEADAEAAIAHMHEATVDGAVINVSIVLPRRKLSPAPPTARRGANINPRIPPPHQSRPFGGNIGGGRGGGHGRGSGPGRHGNRSDTYRPRSLSRSRSRSPVQAGGNHNRRQRSPSYSSRSRSRTPPPARGGGRGSRHVGGRYDGDDDRDNRRSASRDSYDSYDRRSRSPSRHRDRGGR